The Coffea arabica cultivar ET-39 chromosome 4e, Coffea Arabica ET-39 HiFi, whole genome shotgun sequence genome includes a window with the following:
- the LOC113742047 gene encoding G-type lectin S-receptor-like serine/threonine-protein kinase At1g11410 has translation MGLERPDLDDKGDDESLFFSFTSIEIATDYFSEENKLGQGGFGPVYKGKLVNGLEIAVKRLNRMSGHGIEQFKNEVKVISKLQHRNLVRLLGSCIEKEERLLVYEYLPNNSLDSVLFDAAKQNILDWKRRLKIIEGVAQGLLYLHKYSRLKIIHRDLKTSNVLLDADLNPKISDFGTARIFGENEMRGSTLNIVGTYGYMSPEYAMDGIYSEKSDVFSFGVMILEIMSGKKNTSFYDSDRHLNLIGHVWDLWTEGRISEITDSCLDETISTSEALKYVHVGLLCVQEKAADRPTMSDVVSMLLKESMALATPKRPAFAEIMTLNNTKLPQNPESCSLNEVTISDVQGR, from the exons ATGGGCCTAGAAAGGCCAGATCTTGATGACAAAGGAGATGATGAATCACTGTTCTTCAGTTTTACAAGCATAGAAATTGCCACAGATTATTTTTCCGAGGAAAACAAACTTGGTCAAGGAGGATTTGGTCCTGTCTACAAG GGTAAACTGGTTAACGGGCTAGAGATTGCAGTTAAAAGATTGAATAGAATGTCAGGACATGGAATTGAACAATTCAAGAATGAAGTCAAAGTGATCTCAAAGCTGCAACACCGAAACCTTGTTAGACTTTTGGGCTCCTGCATTGAGAAAGAAGAGCGTTTATTGGTATATGAGTATTTGCCGAATAACAGTCTGGATTCAGTACTTTTTG ATGCAGCAAAGCAGAATATTTTGGATTGGAAAAGAAGGTTGAAAATCATCGAAGGGGTAGCTCAGGGGCTTTTGTACCTCCACAAGTATTCTAGATTAAAGATCATCCACAGAGATCTGAAAACGAGCAATGTTCTATTGGACGCGGACctgaatcccaaaatttcagattttggaACCGCCAGAATTTTTGGAGAGAATGAGATGCGCGGAAGTACATTGAACATTGTTGGGACATA TGGTTATATGTCTCCTGAATACGCCATGGACGGGATTTACTCTGAGAAGTCCGATGTATTTAGCTTTGGAGTCATGATTCTTGAGATCATGAGTGGAAAGAAGAACACTTCGTTCTACGATTCGGATCGTCACCTGAACTTAATAGGACAT GTCTGGGATCTATGGACAGAAGGAAGAATTTCAGAAATCACAGATTCTTGTTTGGATGAAACGATCTCAACAAGCGAAGCACTAAAATATGTTCACGTTGGTTTATTGTGTGTGCAAGAAAAAGCAGCAGATAGACCAACAATGTCAGATGTGGTATCTATGCTCCTCAAGGAATCAATGGCTCTTGCCACTCCAAAGCGACCTGCTTTTGCTGAAATTATGACTCTTAACAATACCAAGTTACCTCAAAATCCAGAATCTTGTTCTTTGAACGAGGTCACAATTTCAGATGTGCAGGGTAGATGA
- the LOC140003950 gene encoding G-type lectin S-receptor-like serine/threonine-protein kinase RKS1: MGSERPELDDKGDDESLFFSFTSIEIATDHFSEENKLGQGGFGPVYKGKLVNGLEIAVKRLNRMSGHGIEQFKNEVKVISKLQHRNLVRLLGSCIEKEERLLVYEYLPNNSLDSVLFDAAKQNILDWKRRLKIIEGVAQGLLYLHKYSRLKIIHRDLKTSNVLLDADLNPKISDFGTARTFGENEMRGSTLNIVGTYGYMSPEYAMDGVYSEKSDVFSFGVMILEIITGKKNTSFYDSDRHLNLIGHVWDLWTEGRISEITDSCLDETISTKEALKYVRVGLLCVQEKAADRPTMSDVVSMLLKESMVLVSPKRPAFAEIMTLNNTKLPEYPELCSLNEVTISDVQGR; the protein is encoded by the exons ATGGGTTCAGAAAGGCCAGAGCTTGATGACAAAGGAGATGATGAATCACTGTTCTTCAGTTTTACAAGCATAGAAATTGCTACAGATCATTTTTCCGAGGAAAACAAACTTGGTCAAGGAGGATTTGGTCCAGTCTACAAG GGCAAACTGGTCAACGGGCTAGAGATTGCAGTTAAAAGATTGAATAGAATGTCAGGACATGGAATTGAACAATTCAAGAATGAAGTCAAAGTGATCTCAAAGCTGCAACACCGAAACCTTGTTAGACTTTTGGGCTCCTGCATTGAGAAAGAAGAGCGTTTATTGGTATATGAGTACTTGCCGAATAACAGTCTGGATTCAGTACTTTTTG ATGCAGCAAAGCAGAATATATTGGATTGGAAAAGAAGGTTGAAAATCATCGAAGGGGTAGCTCAGGGGCTTTTGTACCTCCACAAGTATTCTAGATTAAAGATCATCCACAGAGATCTGAAAACGAGCAATGTTCTATTGGACGCGGACctgaatcccaaaatttcagattttggaACCGCCAGAACTTTTGGAGAGAATGAGATGCGCGGAAGTACATTGAACATTGTTGGGACATA TGGTTATATGTCTCCTGAATATGCCATGGACGGGGTTTACTCCGAGAAGTCTGATGTATTTAGCTTTGGAGTCATGATTCTTGAGATCATAACTGGAAAGAAGAACACTTCGTTCTACGATTCGGATCGTCACCTGAACTTAATAGGACAT GTCTGGGATCTATGGACAGAGGGAAGAATTTCAGAAATCACAGATTCGTGTTTGGATGAAACGATCTCAACAAAGGAAGCACTAAAATATGTTCGCGTTGGTTTATTGTGTGTGCAAGAAAAAGCAGCAGATAGACCAACAATGTCGGACGTGGTATCCATGCTCCTCAAGGAATCAATGGTTCTTGTCTCTCCTAAGCGACCGGCTTTTGCTGAAATTATGACTCTTAACAATACCAAGTTACCGGAATATCCAGAACTTTGTTCTTTGAACGAGGTCACAATTTCAGATGTGCAGGGTAGATGA
- the LOC113742049 gene encoding cytochrome b561 and DOMON domain-containing protein At4g12980-like: MASSFAKPLLILSALLLSLLISPSQSATCSSQTLSNNKLYAHCNDLPSLDSYLHYSYDPVQSTLSVAFIAPPAKPNGWIAWAINPTGSGMLGAQSLIAFRNSAGQMTVKTYNITSYAPPIKESKVWFSVKDATAEYSGNVIRLFATLVLPEEATSLNHVWQVGASVTNGVLDKHYFSPANLNAKGSLDLLSGSSSSSDSRVKKKNVSFFRGRAQSARPRLTHAQTESDADVHNQHVRV; the protein is encoded by the coding sequence ATGGCGTCTTCTTTCGCAAAGCCTCTGCTAATTCTGTCAGCTTTACTGCTTTCCCTCCTAATCTCACCTTCACAATCAGCGACCTGTTCCTCACAGACACTCTCCAATAACAAATTATACGCCCACTGCAACGATTTGCCTTCTCTGGATTCTTACCTCCATTATTCCTATGATCCCGTCCAGTCCACTTTATCCGTGGCCTTCATCGCTCCTCCCGCTAAACCCAACGGTTGGATTGCATGGGCTATTAATCCCACCGGCTCCGGCATGCTTGGGGCCCAATCCTTAATCGCCTTCAGAAACTCCGCCGGTCAAATGACcgttaagacctataacataaCCTCCTACGCCCCCCCAATTAAGGAGTCTAAGGTCTGGTTTTCCGTGAAGGACGCCACAGCGGAGTACTCCGGCAATGTTATCCGGCTGTTTGCCACGTTGGTCTTGCCGGAGGAGGCCACGTCTTTGAATCATGTGTGGCAGGTGGGCGCGTCGGTAACCAACGGCGTTCTGGATAAGCATTATTTCTCGCCGGCAAATTTGAATGCCAAGGGAAGCTTGGATTTGCTGAGTggctcttcttcctcttcagaCTCGAGggtcaaaaagaaaaatgtaagcTTTTTCCGGGGACGTGCCCAGTCAGCACGTCCCCGTCTGACACATGCACAGACAGAGTCAGACGCGGACGTGCACAATCAGCACGTCCGCGTCTGA
- the LOC113740641 gene encoding receptor-like serine/threonine-protein kinase SD1-6: protein MEMITFCEKKSGYVSPEYAMDGVYSEKSDVFSFGVMILEIISGKKNTSFYDADRHLNLIGHVWDLWTEGRISEITDSCLDETVSTREALKYVHVGLLCVQEKAADRPTMSDVISMLLKESMALATPKRPAFAEIMTLNNTKLPENPEFCSLNEVTISDVQGR from the exons ATGGAGATGATTACTTTTTGCGAGAAAAAAAGTGGTTATGTGTCTCCTGAATATGCCATGGACGGGGTTTACTCCGAGAAGTCTGATGTATTTAGCTTTGGCGTCATGATTCTTGAGATCATAAGTGGAAAGAAGAACACTTCTTTCTATGATGCGGATCGTCACTTGAACTTAATAGGACAT GTCTGGGATCTATGGACAGAAGGAAGAATTTCAGAAATCACAGATTCGTGTTTGGATGAAACGGTCTCAACAAGGGAAGCACTAAAATATGTTCACGTTGGTTTATTGTGTGTGCAAGAAAAAGCAGCAGATAGGCCAACAATGTCAGATGTGATATCTATGCTCCTCAAGGAATCAATGGCTCTCGCCACTCCTAAGCGACCAGCTTTTGCTGAAATTATGACTCTTAACAATACCAAGTTACCTGAAAACCCAGAATTTTGTTCTTTGAACGAGGTCACAATTTCAGATGTGCAGGGTAGATGA